Proteins found in one Pseudomonas marvdashtae genomic segment:
- a CDS encoding efflux RND transporter periplasmic adaptor subunit: MKKKTRHVVLFVVTLACAIVVVMMTVSPDAGPNSAEVPARPALTVAVTQLQSAMQPTRVLAYGNVMAWQEASVGTEADGLRLAEVKVNVGDEVRRGQVLATFAPETLAAELAQRRAATAEAQATLAEARGNAQRARELQSSGALSKQQVHLHVTAEHTARARLDAARALERLQHLRLAQTQVMAPDDGVISARNATVGAVLPAGQELFRLIRDGRLEWRAEVAAADLGKFTPGQLVRVIAANGEAIEGRVRRVAPTVDMQVRNGLVYVDLPAGTAARAGMFARGEFEVGAERMMTLPQSAVLQHDGFSYVLQIGPEFKVSRVKVTVGRRVGDRVEIIGGIDGTAAVVEAGAGFLAEGDLVRVVQSRSHPSSNPASHSAYSLTRGSAQ; encoded by the coding sequence ATGAAAAAAAAGACACGGCATGTCGTTCTGTTTGTCGTGACCTTGGCCTGCGCCATCGTCGTCGTGATGATGACCGTTTCGCCTGACGCGGGCCCCAATAGCGCCGAAGTTCCGGCCAGGCCTGCGCTCACGGTGGCCGTCACCCAACTCCAATCGGCCATGCAGCCGACCCGCGTCCTGGCGTATGGCAACGTCATGGCGTGGCAGGAAGCGAGCGTCGGCACCGAAGCCGATGGCTTGCGGTTGGCCGAGGTCAAGGTGAACGTCGGCGATGAGGTCCGGCGCGGCCAGGTGCTCGCCACATTTGCTCCGGAAACGCTCGCCGCCGAACTCGCGCAGCGTCGCGCCGCCACCGCCGAAGCGCAGGCGACGCTCGCCGAAGCACGGGGCAATGCCCAGCGCGCCCGGGAGCTGCAATCGAGCGGGGCGTTATCCAAGCAACAGGTTCATCTGCACGTGACGGCCGAACACACGGCGCGGGCGAGGCTGGACGCAGCGAGGGCGCTGGAGCGGTTGCAACATCTGCGCCTGGCCCAGACTCAGGTCATGGCGCCCGACGACGGGGTGATTTCCGCGCGCAATGCCACGGTGGGTGCGGTGCTGCCCGCCGGCCAGGAACTGTTCCGGCTGATTCGCGACGGTCGGCTCGAATGGCGCGCTGAAGTCGCCGCAGCGGACCTGGGTAAATTCACTCCTGGCCAGTTGGTGCGGGTGATCGCGGCCAACGGCGAGGCTATCGAGGGCAGGGTGCGCAGGGTCGCGCCGACGGTGGACATGCAGGTACGCAATGGTTTGGTCTACGTCGACCTCCCGGCGGGCACCGCGGCGCGTGCCGGGATGTTCGCGCGCGGCGAGTTCGAGGTCGGCGCCGAGCGGATGATGACGCTGCCCCAGAGCGCGGTGCTGCAGCATGACGGTTTCAGTTACGTCCTTCAGATCGGACCCGAGTTCAAGGTGAGCCGGGTCAAAGTGACGGTGGGACGCCGCGTCGGCGATCGCGTCGAGATCATCGGCGGTATTGACGGCACGGCGGCCGTGGTCGAGGCCGGTGCCGGTTTTCTCGCCGAGGGAGACCTCGTGCGGGTGGTCCAGTCGCGCAGCCATCCGAGCAGCAACCCAGCCAGCCATTCGGCATACAGCCTGACACGCGGGAGCGCGCAATGA